Part of the Catalinimonas alkaloidigena genome is shown below.
TCACATATATAGGCTACTCTACAATCCGGGTTTTGCGCAAAGCCTCGGGCGAGCGCAGAGCCTCTGCTGTTGGTACCCATTATGGCGACATTAATTACTTCGTTTGCTGATGTTTTCAGATAAGTAAATGGAGAAGGAGACAGGCTGATTCCTAATCCGCTCATGCTAGTGTTTTTGAGAAAATCTCTTCTTTTCATACCGCTTTTCATAGGTTGTTTTATGGTTGAAATACTAATTAGCGTTTGCGCCAATATAATTATAAATCAACAAATGGAAGAAAATAGAATATGAGAAGAGATGCATAGAAGCACTATAGCTAGCCATTTCCTAAAAAGCTAAAGGCGGAATGGAATGTTGGTCAGTCTGTAAAAACTTTTTTTTGCATTATTTATGGTAAACGCACATTGCTTGCTTCACAAGTACTAATACTTAAGTTTAACCAGGGGTATTTAATTGTTTCCCTTATAAACTCTATAAGCTTGTACTATTTTTGACCATTTGGATAATAAGGGTTGCCTATAAATATTAATAATTTATAAGTGTAAACCTTTAGCTAACCTGATAAACAAGACGGATGAAAAGTTAAACAATGAATGACGAAAAGGCCTCTTTCATCCTAATTTCCAAATATTATTCTCCTTACCAAGAATGACTTAGGTAGAGGCATGTAAAAAATTAATTACAGCTATCTTGGAATATAACAAATGTGTTGGTCAAAAATTTTACTTTTTTTTATTCCTAAAACTTTAGCCACAATTATTAAAAATTAATTCAGCGGACTATTTAATAGTATATTTTTATAATTATTTAAATAATTACTTTTAACATTTTGGTAAAAATGTATATAAATAAGAATAAATGGTACATATTTTTTGATATGAATATCCTTTCTTAACATATTGCTTGATGCCAGTCAGTTTAGTCTGGCCAATAGTCATTTTATACACTTAATTCCTTAGTTTTTTATGAGAAAAATTCTACTCGGAATGTTGTTTGGCTGCAAAGCCAAATCAGCATTGTATCATGGGGCTGGAATGCTCGCCATTGTGCTTGTTACTTCCAGTATGGTACTGGCGCAAAGCCGAACTGTATCAGGAAAAGTTACCGATGAAAATGATGCGGGACTTCCTGGTGTCAACGTATTAGTACAGGGTACTACTGTAGGTACAGTTACTGATATAGAAGGAAACTACAAAATATCAGTTGATGGAAGTGATGCTACACTGGTGTTTACTTCAGTAGGTTATGAATCCGCATCAGTGGAAGTTGGCAATCAATCCACTATTGACGTAAATCTACTTCCTGACCTAACCCAATTGAGTGAAGTGGTAGTCACCGCACTTGGTGTTGAAAAAGAGAAGAAGTCACTGGGATACTCCGTAAGTGAAGTTGAAGGAGAATCATTGGTACAGGCACGTGAGATTAACCTTGGCAATGCACTATCAGGAAGAGTAGCTGGTGTCAATGTGAGTAGCAGTGCTACCGGTCCGGCAGGTTCCTCTCGTGTAGTGATTCGCGGAAATAGCTCACTAGGAGGCAATAATCAGCCATTGTACGTCATAGATGGTGTGCCTATTGATAACTCTCAGCTGGGGTCTGCAGGAATGTGGGGTGGTACGGACTCAGGAGATGGTCTATCCAGTATCAACCCTGATGATATAGCTGAAATTAGTGTCTTAAAAGGAAACACTGCTGCTGCACTATATGGTTCCCGGGCTTCTAATGGTGTAATCCTGATTACTACTAAGAAAGGAAGTGCCAGAAAAGGGATAGGAGTTGAAATCAATTCAAACCTGGTGTTCGAAAATATCATCAATAATTTTGACTGGCAGCAGCAGTATGGACAGGGTAACAGAGGTGCTAAGCCCACCAGTCAGGAAGAAGCGCTTGCGTTTGGAAATAGTTCTTGGGGTGACCGCCTGGATGGAAGCAGTGTAGTACAGTTTGACGGTGTAAGCAGGCCTTACTCCTACACTGGTGATCCTTATGATGCATTTTACAACACAGGGATGACTCTCACCAACACCCTCTCTCTGTATGGAGGAAATGAAAATGCAAATTATCGTTTCTTCCGCATCTAATCTGGATAACGATGCAGTAATGCCAAACGCTGGCTACAATCGTAAAAACTTTACCATGAACGTTAATGGTAAATTTGCGGAAAGACTTACGTTCTCAGCCAAAGCACAGTACAGCATTGAAGATACTGATAACCGACCTCGTTTATCTGATTCACCAGGAAACGCAAATTTCGCGGTATCTACTTTGCCTGCCAATATTGATGTTACTGATCTGAAAGGAAATCCTGACAAATTAGGGGCGAATGAGGAAGGGGTAGAGCTGCCTTTTAGTGACAATATTTACTTGACAAACCCTTACTGGGGAGCTTATCAGTTCGTCAATAGTGACGAAAGAAATCGTATCATCGGTTCCGCTTCAATTCGTTATGAATTCACGGACTGGTTGTACTTACAAGGCCGTGTAGGTATAGATAACTATACTGTAAGAGGTACTAACCTGGAACCTTACGGTACAGCATACAAGGTTTTAGGTGGAATGAATGAAAATAAAAGAACAGTACAGGAAGTTAATGCCGACTTCTTACTGGGTGCTGACAAACAATTCGGTGCTATTGGGCTGAATGCCTTTGTTGGTGGAAACCAGATGAGAAGATATGACGAAAACATGTCTATCAACGGTCAAAACTTCAACATTCCTTTCTTTCATGCGGTTAGCAATGCGGCTAACCAGAGTCCTTCTTTAGGCTATAGCGAAAAAGGTATCAATTCACTTTATGGCTCAGTAGAGGTGAACTATAATGACTTCTTGTTCCTGACAGTGACAGGTAGAAATGACTGGTTCTCCACCCTTGCAGCGGATAAAAACTCAATCTTTTATCCTTCCGTAGGTACAAGCTTTGTCTTCTCAGATGCTTTCACCATGCCCAACTGGATTTCATTTGGTAAAGTAAGAGGTTCATGGGCGCAGGTTGGTGGTGATACTGATCCTTATAATATCAACTTGACTTATGGATTAGTTGGTCAGGGTCACCAGGGGGCAGCATTAGCTTCAATTACTCAAGGCAATATTCCAAATGCAAATCTACAACCATTGACAGTAACAGAAACGGAAGTTGGATTTGATGTTCGTTTCTTTAATGACCGTTTAGGTATAGATTTCGCCTACTATGATCGTTTAACTGAAAATGATATTGTTAGCGCAAGTATTTCCAGAACTTCAGGGTATACCGGAGTAGTCGTCAATGTAGGTGAAATGCGTAACTCAGGAATAGAGTTATTAGTAACTGGTCAACCGGTAGTAACACCAAACTTTACCTGGGAAGTGATGCTTAACATGGCAAAGAATAACAATGAGGTACTGCAGTTAACTGAGGGTATTGATTTCTTAGCAGGAGACCAGGCACGTTCAAGAAATGTATTTGTACGTCATGCGATAGGTTATCCTTATGCTTCAATATGGGGACGGACTCACAAAACCATCAATGGTCAGAAAGTTTATGATGCGGACGGCCTACCTGTAAGATCAGATGATATTGAACTCTTAGGTTCGGGTGTGCACGACCTTACAGCAGGTATCACCAACTCACTTCGTTATAAAAACTTCACATTCAGCGCTTTAATTGATATTAAAACAGGTGCTGACTTATTTTCTGGAACTAATCTGAATGCCTATTCTTTAGGTTTGCATCAGAATACACTGGAGGGTAGAGAAAATGGCTTAACGCTTTCTGGAGTAGATGAAAGTGGTGAAGCTACCACTTTTGAAGTAGCAGCAGAAAATGTTCAGGATTACTATTCAAGGTTATCATCTGACATCACTGAAGAGTTCATCTATGATGCTTCATTCGCCAAGCTTCGCTCAGTACAATTGGGTTATAACCTCCCTAGCTCGCTGCTTGGACCAACTCCTTTTTCAGCAGCTACTGTATCATTTGTAGGTCGTAACCTGCTGTTATTATGGAGCAATGTAGAGAATATTGATCCTGAGTCTACCTACAATACGTCCAACAATAGTCAGGGACTTGAGTGGTTAGGTGTTCCACAGTATCGCTCCTACGGGTTTAATGTTAATATTAAGTTCTAAGCATATCATTTAAAATGAACTGAAACAATTGAAAAGTATGAAAACAATATCATATAAAATATTTAGTTTGATGCTGGCAGGGCTTCTGGTCGTATCTTCATGCGATACAGATGAGCTGATAGAGTTGAACGAGAACCCTAATGCGGCTTCAGAGATTGACCCTTCTTATTTGCTGGCCAACTCTATGTTAAGAATTTCTGGTGACCGCTATGAAAGCTGGAGAGGGATATTGATTTATTCTTCTACCATGATACAGCACAATGCTGCTTTACAGACTTACTGGTCGGGAGATAAATACCTTTACAATAGCCAATACTCTGGAGCTCTATTTGAAGCGGCTTATCCTAACTATGTAAAAATGCTAGCTGCTGTAATTGAGCAAACCAAGGAAGACCCTACTAAAGGTAATGTGTACGGAATAGCCAGAATTTTATGGGTTTTTGGCATGTCTCGTTTGACTGACATGTACGGAGATATTCCTTATTTTGAAGCAGGTCGTGGATTTTATGATAACACCTTTTCTCCACAATATGATCCGCAGTCAGAAATTTATGCGGATATGCTGATGCAACTGGAAGAAGCTCCCAGTACATTCAATGCATCGCTCACTGATTTAGGTAACAACAGTGTGCAGGATATAATTTACCAGGGCGACCTTGATAAATGGGAAAAATTTGCCAACTCGCTGATGCTTCGTCTGGCGATGAGGTTGACCAAAGTCGATCCTGCTATGGCACAAGAATATGTAGCCAAAGCGATAGCCGGAGGAGTTATGGAAAGTAATGCTGATAATGCGTATGTACAACATACTGATGGTCCAGTTGGTATCAATCAGAATGGTATCGGCCAGGTATTCCTCGCAGATGGAAACCAAAGACTGAGTAAGACTTTCATTGATTTCATGATGGAAGGTAATGACCCACGCATTGAAGTGATTGCTACCCTTAATCAGGATGGTATTTACAATGGCTTGCCTAACGGATATGATGTTAATACCATCAAAGATTATGAAGGTACAGGTGAAGAGGCAGTTCCCTTAGAGTTGTATTCAACTACTAATCCAGCGCTGGTAACGCTTGACGCTCCAATGTTCTTTCAAACGTATGCTGAGGTGGAGTATTTATTGGCTGAAGCTGCAATACGAGGATGGCATAGTGGCGATCCCGAAACTCATTATAACGAGGGTGTGAGAGCTGATATGGAGCATTTTACAACATATGATGAGGGATTAGCCATTTCAGAAGACGCTATCAACCAATACCTTGCTGATAATCCTTATAATGCTGCTGAAGGCTTGGAAATGATTGGAGAGCAGTATTGGGTTGCAACTTTCCTTAATGACTATGAATCCTGGGCTAACTGGAGAAGAACCGGCTTTCCTGAACTGACGCCGGTTACATATCCTGGTAACATAACAAACGGGCAGATTCCCAGAAGACTGAGGTATTTTGAAGGTGAATATGGAAATAACGGTGAGCAGTTACAATCTGCACTTAGCAGACAGGGGCCTGATGAATTTACCACCCGCATTTGGTGGGATACTGAATAGGCCCTTAACAATTAAATGATATAAAAAAAGTGGAGTTCATGCTCCACTTTTTTAGTTTTGGTGCAAAATAAAAGTAGCGGAAATAAACATTAGCAAAACCATTAAAATTATAAATCAGTGAAAATAGAAGTTTGTATAGATTCGGTACAGTCAGCCATCAATGCTGAAAAAGGAGGCGCAGTACGGGTAGAACTTTGCGATAACCTGTTTGAAGGAGGAACCACTCCAAGTGCCGGAGCAATTGCCATAGCCCGAAAGCAAATCAGCATTGGTCTTCAGGTAATTATTCGCCCTCGGGGAGGTGACTTTCTGTATTCTGATATAGAAATGGAGATCATGAAGCATGATGTGCAGACCGCTAAAACTTTAGGAGCAGATGGTGTAGTGATTGGAATCCTAACGCCTGATGGGAAAGTGGATAAAGCACGATGTGCTGAGCTCATCGCGATTGCCCGCCCCATGAATGTTACTTTCCACCGGGCTTTTGATATGACAGTAGACCCTTACGAAGCACTGGAAGATGTCATTGCGTTGGGTTGTAATCGTATCCTGACTTCAGGACAGCAAAAATCAGCCATAGAAGGAAAAGAATTAATTGCTGATTTACATAAAAAAGCAAATGGACAGATTATCATTATGCCTGGAGCGGGTATTGATGAATACAACATCAGTGAGATGAAAGCCTGTGGGGTGGAAGAATGCCATATTTCTGCCCGCAAAGCAGAAAAAAGCGGGATGCAGTACCAGAATCACAGAGTATTTATGGGAGGAACTTTAAGAATGCCTGAATATGAAGTGTTGGTAGCGGATAGTGAGCGAATCAATAAAATGACTAAATAATCAGGCTAATTCCTGGTGTGAATACGCCAGGCCTTTAATAATATTAAATTAAAAAATCACCAGCTTCAGCCCAGTCGGAGGACCGATTATATCTGAAGCTTTCAGATATAATCAATGCTAAGATTTGAACAAACCTTTCGCTTCAATCACATACTGAAGCGGGGTGCTTGCCAATCATATATCAGATGAATAAATCTATAAAATCACAACCCAATGCTTAGAACTTTTCTTTATTTTTTAATTGCAACCTTAGGCATCACTACTGCCTGTGAATCTACCCAAACTGAAACTAATGCCGAAAATATGTCAGCCCAGTCTCCTGAAATCTTCAATGTGATGTCATTCAACATCCGCTATGACAATCCCGGAGATAGTGCGCATGCCTGGCCTTATCGCAAAGAGATGGTCGCCAGTACAATTAAATTTCATGAAGCGGATCTATTAGGCCTGCAGGAAGCACTTGAACACCAGGTACAGTATCTGGATAGTGCACTTACAGAGATGGATTGGGTAGGAGTGGGCCGTGATGATGGCAAATCTCAGGGAGAATTCTCACCGGTTTTTTATAATAAGAATAAGTTTGAACTATTAGACTGGGGAACCTTTTGGTTATCAGAAACTCCCGATGAAATTAGCGTGGGCTGGGATGCCGCTTTACCCCGTATCGCTACCTGGTCAAAATTGTTACTCAAATCAAGTGGAGACTCTATGCTATATATAAACACGCATTTTGATCATAGAGGAGAAAAAGCCCGTGAAGAAAGTGCAAAGCTGATCAGAGCGAAAGCCAATGAGCTTGCTGGAAATTTACCCGTGGTGATTACCGGTGACTTTAATGCCACCCCTGATTCTGCTCCCTATGCCGCCATGACTGAAGGAGAAGATATGGATGATGCTTATGCATTGACCGTACTTCCTCATCATGGGCCTGGCAGTTCTTTCAGTGGATTCGTAACAACTGAACCCCTGCAGGAAAATCGTAGAATTGATTACGTATTTGTAAGTCCTGATGTCAAAGTACTCAAGCATGCGATTCTTACTGATTCAAATAACAATGCCTATCCATCCGATCATTTGCCGGTTTTTGCTGAAGTCAGCCTTAAATAACAAGGGCTACACATCCATGAATTGTACTTCATCTTCATTTGCTGCGAGTAGAGTAGTTTGGGTAAAATGATTAAATTCTCATGCTTTTGATCATCATAATGGCTTAAATTTCATTTGAAACAAACCAGCATAACCCATGAAGCCTTATTACCTACTCCTCTCTTTGCTTGTGTTATGTGTAAACTGTAACTCTGAGCAGCAGGAAACTGAACCCACTGAAGGAGTAAGCAGTGTTAATGCACCTTTTGACTGGAGAAATGCCACGGTCTACTTCCTGCTAACAGACCGTTTCCATAATGGAAAGCCAAACAATGATGTCAACTTTGATCGCACTCGTGAGGCTGCCAGGCTTAGAGGCTTTCAGGGAGGGGATATAGTCGGTATTACCCGAAAAATAGAGGAAGGATATTTTGATAGCTTGGGCGTCAATGCCATTTGGTTTACCCCGGTGGTAGAGCAGATACATGGGGCTACTGATGAAGGAACCGGACTTACCTATGCCTATCATGGTTACTGGGCAAAAGACTGGACGACCCTGGACCCTAACTTCGGCACCATGGAAGAGCTTAAAAAACTCGTTGACACTGCCCATGAGCATGGTATCAGAGTGTTGCTGGATGTAGTTGCCAATCATACCGGTCCGGTGACTGAAACAGACCCGCAATGGCCTGATGCATGGGTGAGAATAGACCCTGCCTGTACCTATCAGGGCTATGAAACTACTGTAGAATGTACGCTGGTTGAAAACCTGCCCGACATCCATACCGGGAGTTTGGAACGTGTGAATCTGCCTCCTTCTTTGGTAAAAAAATGGAAGGATGAAGGACGATATGAACAAGAGATACAGGAGTTAGAGGAGTTTTTTGAAAGAACTGGATACCCCAAAGCACCCAAATACTACCTGATCAAATGGCTAACTGATTATGTGCGGGAGTTGGGCATTGATGGATTCCGGGTAGATACTGCCAAACATACCGAAGCTGAATTATGGGCAGCATTAAAATCTCAGGCAATGGCAGCACTTGTTGGTTGGAAAGAAAAACATGCCGGTCTAAAATTAGACGATAACCCTTTTTGGATGGTGGGTGAAGTTTACAATTACAGTGCGGGAAGCGGTCAAGCTTACGATTATGGTGATACCCTGGTCAATTTTTATGATCATGGTTTTGAATCATTAATCAATTTTGATTTTAAATATGATGCTGAAAACGACTATGAAACTATTTTTAGTAAATACGATAGTCTTTTACACCTGGGTCCATTACAGGATGTCAATATACTCAACTACCTTAGTTCTCATGATGATGGTTCTCCTTTTGACCCCTTAAGACAGAAAAGTGAAGAAGCGGCAAACAAACTCTTACTCAGCCAGGGAGCAGTGCAAATCTATTATGGTGATGAATCAGATCGTCCGTTGGTAATTGAAGGTACAGAAGGAGATGCTACGCTTAGGTCTTTTATGAATTGGGAAGCTATTGCTGAAAACGACAGTGTTCAGCAGGTGCTCCGACACTGGAATAAACTAGGAGTATTCCGCAAAAACCATGTGGCGATAGGAGCAGGGAGGCATAAGCAGTTAGCTACTCAGCCCTACACCTTTTCTCGTACATTTGAGCAAAACAACAATACTGACAAAGTTGTCATTGCCTTGCATAATGATACTGGGAAAAAGGAAATAACCGTAGCATCAGTATTTGAAGATGATACCCCGCTCAGAGATTATTACTCAGGACAGCAACTGATAGTTGTGAATGGAAAAGTAAGTATAGATTCACCTTATCAATACGTGCTTTTGGAAAAAGATTAGGCATAGCTGACTTACAGTACCGCAGTGTTACTGATGGTTCACTTGGGCATGTTTGTTTAACGTTTCTAATTGCAGGGTAAATTCTGTGCCCTTACCATAAATTGAACGAACTTCTATATGTCCCTTTATTTTTTGTAGCGCCTTCTTGGCAATGTATAAACCTAAGCCTGCGCCAGAAGAATTTGAGGAAGACCTGTAAAAAATTTGAAAAATTTTTTCTAACTGTTCAGGCTTGATACCCAAGCCATTGTCACAGAAAGATACATATAAAAGTCCATCTTGTTCTTTGACTTTAATCAAAAGGTAAGGTCTAGGATGTTGGGGTTTTTTAAAAGCAATAGCATTAGCGATAAGGATTTCAAA
Proteins encoded:
- a CDS encoding carboxypeptidase-like regulatory domain-containing protein, whose amino-acid sequence is MRKILLGMLFGCKAKSALYHGAGMLAIVLVTSSMVLAQSRTVSGKVTDENDAGLPGVNVLVQGTTVGTVTDIEGNYKISVDGSDATLVFTSVGYESASVEVGNQSTIDVNLLPDLTQLSEVVVTALGVEKEKKSLGYSVSEVEGESLVQAREINLGNALSGRVAGVNVSSSATGPAGSSRVVIRGNSSLGGNNQPLYVIDGVPIDNSQLGSAGMWGGTDSGDGLSSINPDDIAEISVLKGNTAAALYGSRASNGVILITTKKGSARKGIGVEINSNLVFENIINNFDWQQQYGQGNRGAKPTSQEEALAFGNSSWGDRLDGSSVVQFDGVSRPYSYTGDPYDAFYNTGMTLTNTLSLYGGNENANYRFFRI
- a CDS encoding TonB-dependent receptor is translated as MEEMKMQIIVSSASNLDNDAVMPNAGYNRKNFTMNVNGKFAERLTFSAKAQYSIEDTDNRPRLSDSPGNANFAVSTLPANIDVTDLKGNPDKLGANEEGVELPFSDNIYLTNPYWGAYQFVNSDERNRIIGSASIRYEFTDWLYLQGRVGIDNYTVRGTNLEPYGTAYKVLGGMNENKRTVQEVNADFLLGADKQFGAIGLNAFVGGNQMRRYDENMSINGQNFNIPFFHAVSNAANQSPSLGYSEKGINSLYGSVEVNYNDFLFLTVTGRNDWFSTLAADKNSIFYPSVGTSFVFSDAFTMPNWISFGKVRGSWAQVGGDTDPYNINLTYGLVGQGHQGAALASITQGNIPNANLQPLTVTETEVGFDVRFFNDRLGIDFAYYDRLTENDIVSASISRTSGYTGVVVNVGEMRNSGIELLVTGQPVVTPNFTWEVMLNMAKNNNEVLQLTEGIDFLAGDQARSRNVFVRHAIGYPYASIWGRTHKTINGQKVYDADGLPVRSDDIELLGSGVHDLTAGITNSLRYKNFTFSALIDIKTGADLFSGTNLNAYSLGLHQNTLEGRENGLTLSGVDESGEATTFEVAAENVQDYYSRLSSDITEEFIYDASFAKLRSVQLGYNLPSSLLGPTPFSAATVSFVGRNLLLLWSNVENIDPESTYNTSNNSQGLEWLGVPQYRSYGFNVNIKF
- a CDS encoding SusD/RagB family nutrient-binding outer membrane lipoprotein, with the translated sequence MKTISYKIFSLMLAGLLVVSSCDTDELIELNENPNAASEIDPSYLLANSMLRISGDRYESWRGILIYSSTMIQHNAALQTYWSGDKYLYNSQYSGALFEAAYPNYVKMLAAVIEQTKEDPTKGNVYGIARILWVFGMSRLTDMYGDIPYFEAGRGFYDNTFSPQYDPQSEIYADMLMQLEEAPSTFNASLTDLGNNSVQDIIYQGDLDKWEKFANSLMLRLAMRLTKVDPAMAQEYVAKAIAGGVMESNADNAYVQHTDGPVGINQNGIGQVFLADGNQRLSKTFIDFMMEGNDPRIEVIATLNQDGIYNGLPNGYDVNTIKDYEGTGEEAVPLELYSTTNPALVTLDAPMFFQTYAEVEYLLAEAAIRGWHSGDPETHYNEGVRADMEHFTTYDEGLAISEDAINQYLADNPYNAAEGLEMIGEQYWVATFLNDYESWANWRRTGFPELTPVTYPGNITNGQIPRRLRYFEGEYGNNGEQLQSALSRQGPDEFTTRIWWDTE
- a CDS encoding copper homeostasis protein CutC, giving the protein MKIEVCIDSVQSAINAEKGGAVRVELCDNLFEGGTTPSAGAIAIARKQISIGLQVIIRPRGGDFLYSDIEMEIMKHDVQTAKTLGADGVVIGILTPDGKVDKARCAELIAIARPMNVTFHRAFDMTVDPYEALEDVIALGCNRILTSGQQKSAIEGKELIADLHKKANGQIIIMPGAGIDEYNISEMKACGVEECHISARKAEKSGMQYQNHRVFMGGTLRMPEYEVLVADSERINKMTK
- a CDS encoding endonuclease/exonuclease/phosphatase family protein; translation: MLRTFLYFLIATLGITTACESTQTETNAENMSAQSPEIFNVMSFNIRYDNPGDSAHAWPYRKEMVASTIKFHEADLLGLQEALEHQVQYLDSALTEMDWVGVGRDDGKSQGEFSPVFYNKNKFELLDWGTFWLSETPDEISVGWDAALPRIATWSKLLLKSSGDSMLYINTHFDHRGEKAREESAKLIRAKANELAGNLPVVITGDFNATPDSAPYAAMTEGEDMDDAYALTVLPHHGPGSSFSGFVTTEPLQENRRIDYVFVSPDVKVLKHAILTDSNNNAYPSDHLPVFAEVSLK
- a CDS encoding alpha-amylase family glycosyl hydrolase; the protein is MKPYYLLLSLLVLCVNCNSEQQETEPTEGVSSVNAPFDWRNATVYFLLTDRFHNGKPNNDVNFDRTREAARLRGFQGGDIVGITRKIEEGYFDSLGVNAIWFTPVVEQIHGATDEGTGLTYAYHGYWAKDWTTLDPNFGTMEELKKLVDTAHEHGIRVLLDVVANHTGPVTETDPQWPDAWVRIDPACTYQGYETTVECTLVENLPDIHTGSLERVNLPPSLVKKWKDEGRYEQEIQELEEFFERTGYPKAPKYYLIKWLTDYVRELGIDGFRVDTAKHTEAELWAALKSQAMAALVGWKEKHAGLKLDDNPFWMVGEVYNYSAGSGQAYDYGDTLVNFYDHGFESLINFDFKYDAENDYETIFSKYDSLLHLGPLQDVNILNYLSSHDDGSPFDPLRQKSEEAANKLLLSQGAVQIYYGDESDRPLVIEGTEGDATLRSFMNWEAIAENDSVQQVLRHWNKLGVFRKNHVAIGAGRHKQLATQPYTFSRTFEQNNNTDKVVIALHNDTGKKEITVASVFEDDTPLRDYYSGQQLIVVNGKVSIDSPYQYVLLEKD